From a region of the Cucumis sativus cultivar 9930 chromosome 6, Cucumber_9930_V3, whole genome shotgun sequence genome:
- the LOC101213216 gene encoding 3-ketoacyl-CoA synthase 12 encodes MELLYFFFLCSVFYFLFIIWKHFNDKQDQECYILSYQCYKPTDDRKLSTEFCGEIIKRTKNLGLNEYKFLLKAVVSSGIGEETYGPRVMFAGREDTPTLDDGISEMDEFFHDSIGKIFQKSGFSPSDIDVLVVNVSMLATIPSLSARIINYYKLRSDVKVFNLTGMGCSASLISVDIVSRVFKSHKNINALVITSESLSPNWYSGNDRSMILSNCLFRSGGCAILLTNNRALKNRAMFKLKCLIRTHHGARDESYGCCIQTEDDKGYTGFHLGKNLPKAATRAFVDNLREIAPRILPARELLQFLILSLVKKLNTNPKQGSGAKTSAVNFKTGVDHFCIHTGGKAVIDGIGLSLGLEKYDLEPARMTLHRFGNTSASSLWYVLAYMEAKKRLKKGERILMISFGAGFKCNSCLWEVVRDLEDGNVWEDCIEHYPRESISNPFLEKYGWIQQEDIATFKLPE; translated from the coding sequence aTGGAGCttctctatttcttcttcctctgctctgttttctattttctcttcaTCATTTGGAAGCATTTTAATGACAAACAAGATCAAGAATGTTACATATTGAGTTATCAATGTTACAAGCCGACCGACGATAGGAAATTAAGTACGGAGTTCTGCGGTGAAATCATCAAGAGGACCAAAAATCTGGGTCTCAATGAGTATAAATTCCTTCTTAAAGCTGTTGTTAGCTCCGGTATCGGTGAAGAAACCTACGGTCCGAGGGTTATGTTCGCTGGCAGGGAAGATACTCCGACGCTGGATGATGGGATCTCGGAGATGGATGAGTTTTTTCATGACAGTATTGGGAAGATCTTTCAGAAATCAGGATTTTCTCCTTCGGATATCGATGTTTTGGTTGTTAATGTCTCCATGTTAGCGACGATTCCGTCGTTATCTGCTCgaatcattaattattataaactcCGGTCTGATGTTAAGGTGTTTAATCTCACCGGAATGGGTTGCAGTGCGAGTTTGATTTCCGTCGACATCGTTTCCAGAGTATTCAAGTCGCATAAAAACATCAACGCTCTTGTTATAACGTCTGAATCGTTGAGTCCAAATTGGTATTCAGGTAACGACAGATCGATGATTTTATCTAATTGTTTGTTCCGATCCGGCGGGTGTGCAATTCTATTAACGAACAACAGAGCTTTGAAAAACAGAGCTATGTTCAAACTCAAATGCTTGATCAGAACTCATCACGGGGCCAGAGATGAATCCTACGGTTGTTGTATTCAAACAGAGGATGATAAAGGTTACACTGGTTTTCACTTAGGGAAAAACCTTCCAAAAGCAGCAACGAGAGCTTTCGTCGACAATCTTCGAGAAATCGCGCCGAGGATTTTACCGGCAAGGGAGttacttcaatttttaattctgAGTCTAGTGAAGAAACTGAACACAAATCCAAAACAGGGGAGTGGGGCGAAAACGAGTGCGGTGAATTTCAAAACAGGGGTGGATCATTTCTGCATCCACACCGGCGGGAAGGCGGTGATCGACGGAATCGGTCTGAGCTTGGGGTTGGAGAAATACGATTTAGAGCCGGCGAGAATGACGTTACACCGATTCGGGAACACGTCGGCGAGTAGTTTGTGGTATGTATTGGCATACATGGAAGCAAAAAAGAGattgaagaaaggagaaagaatACTGATGATAAGCTTTGGAGCTGGGTTTAAATGCAATAGCTGTTTATGGGAAGTGGTGAGAGATTTGGAAGATGGTAATGTTTGGGAAGATTGCATTGAACATTACCCAAGGGAATCCATTTCGAATCCATTTTTGGAAAAGTATGGATGGATTCAACAGGAAGATATAGCAACTTTTAAACTTCCGGAGTAA
- the LOC101212978 gene encoding exocyst complex component EXO70H1, protein MPQKGMRSVFFNSPISSSVPSTPSSSSSSHSSSRPTLPDSMVEENLEVAESFVMRWRPDSTIVGSLFQGDDRDEARKYLKAVKGLHNSMHSLASRDSSSRKLMHAHDLMKIAMERLQKEFYQILSANREYLYPESVSGIQSPMTISARSSVSDFELESEDEFRFANESIAEVERVSMSAMADLKAIADCMISTGYGKECVKVYKIVRKSIIDESLYNLGIEKLSFSKVQKMDWEVLEIKIKIWLKGVKTAVKSLFEGEKILCDHVFSGSVPIRESCFAQISKDGAEILFGFPELVAKYKKTPEKIFIMLDLYEAIADLWPEIDYIFSSTATSMIQSQAVSSLIKLGENIRTLLSEFEMAIQKESSKTPVPRGGVHPLTRYVMNYISFLSDYSGILNDIVADWSLATKLSMPESYYGTPKQEDSPITLRFAWLILVLLCKLDGKAEHYNDVALSYLFLANNLQYIVEKVRTSNLRFILGSEWVERHESKIKLYSSKYRRIGWSGVFSSLPTDVTAEISPEEARESFINFNRAFEETYRKQTSWIVPDQKLRDEIKILLAREMGALYGEFYKRNRVRVRRVSGSDHAVRLSPDDLGNYLSDLFYGHGSESVGSGSSSHSSSHSSPSSRGRLAR, encoded by the coding sequence ATGCCACAAAAGGGAATGAGGAGTGTGTTCTTCAATTCTccaatttcttcttctgtaCCGAGCACGCCGTCGTCCTCGTCGTCCTCGCACTCGTCGTCTCGACCCACTTTACCGGATTCAATGGTTGAGGAGAATCTTGAAGTTGCAGAATCGTTTGTGATGAGGTGGAGACCTGATTCCACCATTGTTGGTTCTTTGTTTCAAGGAGATGACCGTGATGAAGCTCGGAAGTATCTCAAAGCCGTTAAGGGTTTGCATAATTCCATGCATAGCCTTGCTTCTCGGGATTCATCTTCCCGGAAGCTTATGCATGCTCATGATTTGATGAAGATAGCTATGGAGAGGCTACAGAAAGAGTTTTATCAGATTTTGTCAGCTAATCGAGAGTATTTGTATCCGGAATCGGTTTCTGGCATCCAATCGCCGATGACGATATCGGCCAGATCGAGTGTTTCTGATTTTGAATTGGAATCGGAAGATGAATTCCGATTTGCTAATGAATCTATTGCGGAGGTTGAGCGAGTTTCTATGTCGGCTATGGCGGATTTGAAAGCAATTGCGGATTGTATGATATCGACGGGCTATGGTAAAGAATGTGTGAAGGTTTATAAAATTGTGAGGAAGTCGATAATTGATGAGAGTCTCTATAATCTAGGGATTGAGAAATTGAGTTTTTCGAAAGTTCAGAAGATGGATTGGGAGGTTCtggaaatcaaaatcaaaatctggTTGAAAGGTGTCAAAACGGCAGTGAAGTCTTTGTTTGAAGGAGAGAAAATTCTTTGCGATCATGTTTTCTCAGGTTCTGTTCCAATCAGAGAATCGTGCTTCGCTCAAATTTCCAAAGACGGAGCAGAAATTCTGTTTGGATTTCCAGAATTAGTTGCGAAATACAAGAAAACTCCggagaaaattttcattatgcTAGATCTATACGAAGCCATAGCCGATCTCTGGCCGGAGATCGATTACATTTTCTCATCCACAGCAACATCAATGATACAGTCACAAGCCGTCAGCTCACTAATCAAACTCGGAGAGAACATTCGAACATTACTCTCGGAATTCGAAATGGCTATTCAGAAAGAATCATCGAAAACGCCTGTTCCTAGAGGCGGAGTTCATCCACTCACTCGCTACGTGATGAACTACATCTCATTCCTCTCCGATTACAGTGGAATACTAAACGACATTGTAGCCGATTGGTCTTTAGCAACAAAATTATCAATGCCAGAATCATATTACGGAACACCTAAACAAGAAGATAGTCCAATTACCTTACGTTTCGCTTGGTTGATTCTCGTCCTCCTTTGCAAACTGGACGGCAAAGCAGAGCATTACAACGACGTCGCTCTCTCCTACTTGTTCTTAGCAAACAATCTCCAGTACATCGTTGAAAAAGTTCGTACCTCGAATCTGAGATTCATCCTCGGCAGTGAATGGGTTGAGAGACACGAATCAAAGATCAAACTGTACTCCTCCAAGTACAGACGCATTGGATGGAGTGGAGTTTTCTCGTCGCTACCGACGGATGTGACGGCGGAAATATCGCCGGAGGAAGCAAGAGAATCgtttataaatttcaacagAGCTTTTGAAGAAACTTACAGAAAACAAACCTCATGGATCGTCCCCGATCAGAAGCTTCGCGATGAAATAAAGATCTTATTAGCGAGGGAAATGGGAGCTCTCTATGGCGAGTTTTACAAGAGGAATCGGGTTCGGGTTAGGCGGGTTTCTGGATCGGACCATGCGGTCCGATTATCGCCTGATGATTTGGGCAACTATTTATCGGATCTATTTTACGGGCATGGATCCGAAAGTGTTGGGAGCGGGTCCTCGTCTCATTCATCATCCCATTCCTCGCCGTCTTCTCGAGGGCGATTGGCCCGTTGA